TCTCGCTCGGGTCGAAACCCATCGAGATGTTCGGCACCGACGAGCAGAAGGAGCGCTGGCTCACCCCGTTGGCGTCGGGCGAGGCAATGGCCGCGTGGGCGCTCACCGAACCCGGCAGCGGGAGCGACGCCAGCGACATGGACACGATGGCCGTGAAGGAGGGCGACGAGTACGTCCTCAACGGCACGAAGCAGTTCATCACGAACGCTTCTGTCGCCGGGAGCGTCCTCGTGAAAGCCGTTACCGACCCCGGCGAGGGCTACGACGGCATCTCGACGTTCATCGTTGACCCCGAGGAGGATGACGGCTTCGAGGTGACGACCGTCTGGGACAAGATGGGCTTGAACTGCTCGCCGACCTGCGAGATTTCGCTCGACGACGTACGCATCCCGGAGGACCGCCTGCTCGGTGAGGAGGGTGAAGGCTGGAAGCAAACCATGAAGACGCTGGACGGCGGACGAATCTCCATCGCCGCGCTCTCGACGGGTCTCGCGCAGGGAGCCTACGAGGCGGCGAAGCAGTACTCGGGCGAACGCGAGCAGTTCGGCCAGCCAATCTCGAAGTTCGACGCCATTCGCGACAAGGTCGTCGACATGTACCGCAAGACCGAGCGGGCACGCCTGCTGACCCACAAGGCGGCCGTCCGTTACGACGCGGGCGAGTCGGTGACCACGGAGTCGGCGCTGGCGAAACTCGACGCCAGCGAGGCGGCCCGCGAGGTCGCGGAGGACGCCGTGCAGGTGCTCGGCGGCTACGGCTACACCGAGGACTTCGCGCCGCAGCGGTTCTACCGCGACGCGAAACTGATGGAGATCGGCGAGGGGACGAGCGAGATTCAGCACCTCGTTCTCGGTCGGCAACTCGGTCTCTGAACGGGGTCGACCCGCCGACGTAACGGTTCGATCGTCGACCAGTGGATTTTATATTATAGTTCCTCATCGAGTAGCTGAAACCGAAGTTTCGCGCTTCGAACAGAACGCAGATGGTCTCCCTCACCGCTCCCATCGCGCTGCTGCTGCTCTCCGGAGCTGTATGTACGCTCGTCGCTGTCGCGGTTTCGAGCGCCGCGGACGGCTACTCGGGGAGGGTTCGGTACCCGTTCGCGGCGCTGTCGGCGACGGGGACCGTCTGGGCGGTTTCGTACGCCGCACTCCTTCTGGCGCCGACGCGGTCCGAGATGGTGCCGTGGTTCCGACTCGTGCTCGCCTGTACGGCGCTCGTCTCGACGCTTTGGTTCGTCTTCGTCCTCGCCTACGCGGGGCACGAGCGGTTCGGGACGCGCGAACTCACCGCTGCGCTCGCGGTCGAACCGCTCGTCGTCGTCGGATTCGCCACGACCGGGAGTTCGCTCCTCGTCCGCGACACCGTCGTCGAAGCAGCGGCCGGATACACCACGCTTGCGCTGGTCCCCGGCCCGCTGTACACCGCGCACGTTCTCTACTCGTTCCTGTTGAACGCGGTGGCGCTCGCGCTGCTCGCCCGACTTTTCGTGCGGTCGAAGGGCGTCTACCGCAAACAGGTGGTCGTGCTGGTGCTGGCGGCGCTCATCCCGCTCGTGAGCGCCCTGCCGACGGTTCTCGACATCGGTCCCGCGCTCGACTTCACGCCGATGACGTTCTGGCTGAACAACGGTCTCATCCTCCTCGCACTGCTTCGGTATCGCCTCCTGGACGTGGTCCCCGGCGCGCACTCGCACCTGTTCGAGCGACTCGACGACGGCATCGTCATTCTCGACCCCGACCGTCACGTCGTCGAGATGAACCGCGCGGCCTGCAGTGCGCTCGGATTCGAGCGTACTCCCGTCGGCGTGCCCGCGGCAACCGTCCTCCCGAGGGCGTCGGCGGTGCTCTCGCTACTCGACGACGACGAGGACCACGTCGAACTCGTCGTCGACGACGGAACCGAGCGTCGAATCCTCGACGCGACGGCGGCGGCGGACGGGCCGAACGGAAGCGCGATTCTCGTCTTCCGTGACATCACCGAACGCCGCCACGCCGAGCGACAGTTCCGTGCGCTCATCGAGAACTCCCACGACATCGTCGTCGTGCTCGACGCGGCGGCGAACTTCGAGTACGTCAGCCCCTCAATGGAGGCGGTGATGGGCTACGAGCCCAGCGAACACGTCCACGAACATCCGTTCGACTACATCCACCCCGACGACCGCGAGCAGGCGATGACGGTGCTGCAGCGCGCGATGGCGTCCGGTACCCCCGAGCGCGCCGAGTACCGGTACCGCCACGTCGACGGCACCTGGCGGACGTTCGAGGCCGTCGGCGTCAGCCTGCTCGACGACCCGGCGGTGGAGGGTATCGTCATCAGCGCACGTGACGTGACTGAGCGTCAGCAGTACGAGCAACGACTCCGCGTGTTGAACCGCGTGCTCCGGCACGACTTGCGAAACGACATGAACGTCGTCCTCGGGTACGCCGACTTGCTCCGCGAGAACCCGAGCGCGCCGGAGGTGCACGAGTACGCGCGGAAGATTCACCACCGGGCGGCGTCACTCGTCGATCTCGCCGACCGTACGCGGTTTGTCGACCGGACGCTCAACCGAGCGCCCGAGGAGTTCGGTGCAGTCGATGTCGCGAGACTGGTCAACGAGGAGCTCGCCGCCGCGCGCCGAAACCACCCCGATGCGACGTTCTCCGCCAGCGCCTCCGGCGAGCACTGGGTTCGCGGCGACGACCGGATCCGCGTCGCCATCGGAAACCTCCTTGAGAACGCGGTCGAACACAGCGACCAGGAGTCACCCACAGTCGACGTCGGCGTCGAAACTACTGTCGTCGACGACAGCGGGACGATCGTCGAGGTCTCCGTCGCCGACGACGGTCCCGGCATCCCGGACGTAGAGCGGAGCGTGCTCGAATCGGGCGTCGAGACGCCGCTCGAACACGGCAGCGGCGTCGGTCTCTGGCTCGCGAGTTGGATCGCCACCGAGGCCGACGGCGACCTCGGATTCGCCGAGAACGATCCGCGGGGAACCGTTGCCACGCTTCGCCTCCGCGGGGCGACGCCGGAGAGCGAGGAATGCGAGAGAGACACTGAGAACGAGGAATGCGAAGAAACCGTCGGCAGCGTGTCTCGATCCGAGGACTAACCGCAGCGGTCGACCAGGGTGTCGGGTCCGGCGTTCTAACGCGCGTCGCCCTCACGCCTCGAACTCGTCTTCGAGCAGTCCGTAGTGCAGCAAGTCGCGATACTCGCCGCCGACGTACGCCTCTTCTCGGTGCGTTCCTTCGAGCGTGAACCCGGCTTTTTCGAGCACACGCTGCGAGCCAACGTTGTGGTCGTACGCCTCGGCGACGACTTTGTGCATCCGGCGCTCCTCGAACGCGTAGCGCGCCACCGTCCGGACGGCGTCGGTGCAGTAGCCGTTGCCCCACGCCTCCGGCGTTATCATGTAGCCGAGTTCGGCGTTCCCCCATGTCTCGTTCGACTGCATTCCGACCACGCCGACCGGATCGCCGTCGACGCAGACGAGAAACTGGTCGTCGCCGTCGTCGCCGACGGACTCCAGCCACTCCGTCTCCTGCTGGCGGTTCTTCGGCCGCGAGGCTCCGAGCGTCGACCACACCTCCGGGTCGTTGACGAGTCGCTGCAGGAAGTCGACGTCTCCCTTTTCGACGGTCCGAAGTTCGACGCGTTCGCCTCGGAGAAAGATCGGTCCGGGCATAGGTGAGGCTCTCGGCGCGCGCTACTGAATCGTTCGGTGGTGTGTCACGGGTTCGCGCCCTATCAGGGTCGAACGAGTATCATCGGGTCGTCGCCGCCGTCATCGTTTCCGGCGATTTCTCTGTCGTCGCCGTCGTCTCTGACATTGTTCACGTCGGTATCCTCGCCCACGTCAACCCGCATCTGTGCGGCGTGAACCGCCTGCAACGCCGCCAACTCGGTGTCCGACAGCGACAGCGCCGACGCGAACTCCGGCCAGACGTGCGACGGTACCGAGAGCAGATAGCGTTCCGTCTGCCGCTCGACGACCGGATTCTCCGCGAACGCCTTGCGCCACTCGTAGACGATGTCGTCGACGCCGGGGAGGTCGCGGACCGACCGTTGGTGTCGGGCGACCAGTTCGGACAGTCGCTCGGGCGTCGTCTCGTGGTCGGCGGCGACGCTCGATACGAGGTCGGCGTCGAACCCGTCGAGGGGGTCGCGCGTCATAGTTCGAACGAGGGTCGAGGCGGGCGAAAAAACCTCCCGCTCGGGGAACCACCTAAACCGTTCGCGGCCCGAGATACGCCATGGACGCCCGAACTGGGTTCGTCACCCAGATGAGTATGGACCTCGACGCGGCTATCGAGGCGGCCGCCGAGTACGAGTTCGACTTCGTAGAGGTGATGATGGACGGCGACGCCGAGCGGCGCCGCCTCGACGACCGGGCCGACGAAATTCGGGGGG
This genomic stretch from Haloprofundus salilacus harbors:
- a CDS encoding acyl-CoA dehydrogenase family protein, which translates into the protein MDFELSAEHRMIRDSVREFCEEEIAPIAQEVENEHRFPAEVFEELGELDMMGVPISEEYGGLGGDQLMYALVTEELGRVSGGIGLSYAAHVSLGSKPIEMFGTDEQKERWLTPLASGEAMAAWALTEPGSGSDASDMDTMAVKEGDEYVLNGTKQFITNASVAGSVLVKAVTDPGEGYDGISTFIVDPEEDDGFEVTTVWDKMGLNCSPTCEISLDDVRIPEDRLLGEEGEGWKQTMKTLDGGRISIAALSTGLAQGAYEAAKQYSGEREQFGQPISKFDAIRDKVVDMYRKTERARLLTHKAAVRYDAGESVTTESALAKLDASEAAREVAEDAVQVLGGYGYTEDFAPQRFYRDAKLMEIGEGTSEIQHLVLGRQLGL
- a CDS encoding histidine kinase N-terminal 7TM domain-containing protein; translated protein: MVSLTAPIALLLLSGAVCTLVAVAVSSAADGYSGRVRYPFAALSATGTVWAVSYAALLLAPTRSEMVPWFRLVLACTALVSTLWFVFVLAYAGHERFGTRELTAALAVEPLVVVGFATTGSSLLVRDTVVEAAAGYTTLALVPGPLYTAHVLYSFLLNAVALALLARLFVRSKGVYRKQVVVLVLAALIPLVSALPTVLDIGPALDFTPMTFWLNNGLILLALLRYRLLDVVPGAHSHLFERLDDGIVILDPDRHVVEMNRAACSALGFERTPVGVPAATVLPRASAVLSLLDDDEDHVELVVDDGTERRILDATAAADGPNGSAILVFRDITERRHAERQFRALIENSHDIVVVLDAAANFEYVSPSMEAVMGYEPSEHVHEHPFDYIHPDDREQAMTVLQRAMASGTPERAEYRYRHVDGTWRTFEAVGVSLLDDPAVEGIVISARDVTERQQYEQRLRVLNRVLRHDLRNDMNVVLGYADLLRENPSAPEVHEYARKIHHRAASLVDLADRTRFVDRTLNRAPEEFGAVDVARLVNEELAAARRNHPDATFSASASGEHWVRGDDRIRVAIGNLLENAVEHSDQESPTVDVGVETTVVDDSGTIVEVSVADDGPGIPDVERSVLESGVETPLEHGSGVGLWLASWIATEADGDLGFAENDPRGTVATLRLRGATPESEECERDTENEECEETVGSVSRSED
- a CDS encoding GNAT family N-acetyltransferase translates to MPGPIFLRGERVELRTVEKGDVDFLQRLVNDPEVWSTLGASRPKNRQQETEWLESVGDDGDDQFLVCVDGDPVGVVGMQSNETWGNAELGYMITPEAWGNGYCTDAVRTVARYAFEERRMHKVVAEAYDHNVGSQRVLEKAGFTLEGTHREEAYVGGEYRDLLHYGLLEDEFEA